In one window of Pseudomonadota bacterium DNA:
- the trpD gene encoding anthranilate phosphoribosyltransferase, with the protein MFKESLKKIIERTDLGEEEMFQMLSEIFSGNITDAQIGAFMAALATKGETFEELAGAASAMRKKARRIQATAKTVVDTCGTGGDGASTFNISTTSAFVVAGSGVTVAKHGNRSVSSKCGSADLLEELGIKLDTAPEIVEEAIQEIGIGFLFAPLYHEAMKYAAKARKEIGLRSIFNMLGPLTNPASANYQILGVYAPELTEMFAQALRILGVKRAFVVHGHDGLDEISICAPTRISELNDGLIRTYDIDPEDFFGKTANAGDLIGGTASDNAQITKNILNGEKGPKRDIILINASAALVAAGKAANLKEGIKLAEISIDSGAAKSKLESLVRFTQENG; encoded by the coding sequence ATGTTTAAAGAAAGCTTGAAAAAGATAATAGAAAGAACGGATCTTGGTGAAGAAGAAATGTTTCAGATGTTAAGTGAAATTTTTTCAGGAAACATAACGGATGCACAAATAGGAGCCTTTATGGCTGCACTTGCCACAAAGGGTGAAACTTTTGAAGAACTTGCCGGAGCAGCTTCTGCTATGCGTAAAAAAGCGCGGCGTATCCAGGCAACTGCAAAAACCGTTGTTGATACATGCGGCACAGGAGGAGACGGCGCCAGTACTTTTAACATTTCGACAACAAGCGCTTTTGTTGTAGCAGGTTCCGGTGTAACTGTCGCAAAACACGGAAACCGTTCCGTTTCAAGCAAGTGTGGAAGCGCCGATCTCCTTGAGGAACTTGGCATCAAGCTGGATACTGCGCCTGAAATAGTAGAAGAAGCCATACAGGAAATCGGGATCGGCTTTCTTTTTGCCCCTCTTTATCATGAAGCCATGAAATATGCGGCGAAAGCAAGAAAAGAGATCGGCTTAAGAAGCATATTTAACATGCTTGGCCCTCTTACCAATCCGGCATCTGCAAATTATCAGATCCTGGGTGTTTATGCTCCTGAGCTTACGGAAATGTTCGCCCAGGCACTTCGTATTCTCGGTGTAAAAAGAGCATTTGTGGTTCACGGGCATGATGGTCTTGATGAGATTTCAATTTGTGCCCCTACAAGAATATCCGAGTTAAATGATGGCTTGATTCGAACTTATGATATTGATCCTGAAGATTTTTTCGGTAAAACGGCTAATGCCGGTGATCTTATTGGTGGTACAGCTTCCGATAATGCCCAGATTACGAAAAACATTTTAAACGGAGAAAAAGGGCCTAAAAGAGATATTATTCTTATAAATGCTTCTGCTGCTCTGGTTGCGGCGGGGAAAGCTGCAAACCTAAAAGAAGGCATAAAGCTTGCCGAAATATCTATTGATTCAGGTGCTGCCAAATCAAAACTCGAATCTCTGGTTCGCTTTACCCAGGAAAACGGATAA
- the trpC gene encoding indole-3-glycerol phosphate synthase TrpC: MDFLTKIVEHKKSEVKACKKNVSEERLRDQAQNIKRRPFLQKFIKPGPSGVNIIAEIKRASPSKGVLCPDLDPAKYAKGYEDGGAAAISVLTDKKFFMGNPDDLIAARKASSLPVLRKDFLISSYQIYEAAAMGADAALLIVRILSLTQLKDYIALCTELNLDALVEVNSEKDLEAASEAGAKLIGINNRNLSSFDTDIKTAMSLSSLLNADQIAVAASGITNRKDIEKNLSFGVFNFLIGESIVKADDPAVFLKSLMKPGKDELI, encoded by the coding sequence ATGGATTTTTTAACAAAGATAGTTGAGCATAAAAAAAGTGAAGTTAAAGCCTGCAAAAAAAATGTTTCAGAAGAAAGACTTCGCGATCAGGCACAAAATATTAAAAGACGCCCTTTTTTACAAAAATTTATAAAGCCAGGGCCTTCCGGTGTTAATATAATAGCCGAGATTAAAAGAGCTTCACCCTCAAAAGGAGTATTATGCCCCGATCTTGATCCGGCAAAATATGCCAAAGGATATGAAGATGGCGGTGCGGCGGCAATATCGGTTTTAACCGATAAAAAATTTTTCATGGGAAATCCGGATGATCTTATTGCAGCAAGAAAAGCATCGTCTCTTCCGGTTTTAAGGAAAGATTTTTTGATATCATCTTATCAGATATATGAAGCAGCGGCTATGGGAGCTGATGCGGCACTTCTTATCGTAAGGATTCTTTCTTTAACACAGCTTAAAGATTATATTGCGCTTTGTACTGAATTGAATCTCGATGCGCTTGTTGAAGTTAATTCTGAAAAAGATCTTGAAGCAGCATCAGAGGCGGGAGCAAAACTTATCGGAATTAACAACAGGAATTTAAGCTCCTTTGATACCGATATAAAAACCGCAATGAGTTTGTCTTCTCTTTTAAACGCAGATCAGATCGCAGTTGCGGCAAGCGGAATAACGAACCGTAAAGACATTGAAAAAAATCTTTCTTTTGGAGTATTTAATTTTCTAATTGGTGAAAGCATTGTAAAAGCTGATGATCCG